The genomic window GCCACGAGACGGTCTCCCGCGTCCACGCGGAGCTGACCCGGCAGGGCGGCATGTGGATCCTGCGCGACCTCGGATCCACCAACGGCACCACCGTCAACGGCCGTCGGGTGATCGGTGCGGCCGTCGTGAAGGACGGCGATCAGGTGAGTTTCGGCCGGATGACGTTCCGCCTCTCCTCGGAGTGACCTCCCAACCGATTCCGACACGAAGCTCTGGCCTGGGATTTACGCAGCGAGTTTGTCATCTTCCCTTCCGTTCCAGGGTGTTGACGTACGTTCTCGGCCATGACTGACTGTGCGTACACCATGCACACCCGGTGAACCGACGGCGTCACATTCGTGGAGGTGTGCCCTGCCGCCACTCCTCCGCTACCCGACCGTGGACGAGTTGTCCGCCCGCGCCGCGACACTCGTCGCCCGACATCCGCACCGCGCCCGACTGCGCCGCGTGGGCACCTCACGGGCGGACACGCCGATGTGGCTGCTGTCCGTCGGACGGGGCAGCCGCCACACCCTGATCGTCGCCGGCCCGCACGCCAACGAACCCGTGGGCGGCGCCACGGTCCTCAGACTCGCCGAACGGGCCCTGGCCGACCCCCGGCTGAGCGACGCCGCCGACACCACCTGGAACCTGCTGCTGAGCCTCGACCCCGACGGCTCCCGCCGCAACGAGGGCTGGCTGTCCGGCCCGTACACCCTCGGCCACTACTTCCGGAACTTCTTCCGCCCCGGCTTCCTCGAACAGCCCGAGTGGCTGCCCGACGGCGCCGCCGGGGCCGTCCTGCCGGAGACCCGCGCCCTCCTCGACCTCCAGGACGAACTGCGGCCCTTCTTCCAGTGCTCGCTGCACGGCGTCGACGTCGGCGGCGGCTTCGTCGAGCTGACCCGCGAACTGCCGGGCATCGCCCAGCGCGTCGCCCACACCGCCGCCCGCCTGGGCATCCCGCGTGAGCTGAGCCCGTACGACACCCTGTACTGGCCCCGCCTCGGCCCCGCCGTCTACCGCATCCCGCCCCCGCGCCGGGGCGACCTGGCCGCAGCCATCACCGAGGCGGCTGTGGAGTCCACCTGGTTCCACCCCCACCGCTACGGCACGGTCACCGCCGTCGTCGAGGCACCCATGTGGGGCGTGACCGCCGTCGAGGACGCCTCCCCGTCGCCCGACGCCGACGCCGTCCTGCGCACCGTCAGCCGCGCCCTGCGTCGCGACACCCGGCTCCTGGAGGGCATCCTCGCCCGCGTCCGCCCCTCGGCGGGCGCCGGCCCGGACGCCGCCCGGCTCCTCGCTCCGGTCGACGACTACTTACTGGTCGGGCCGGGCCTCGCCGACTCCTGGGACCCCGATGTCCACGACGGCGCCGCCCGGCCGCTGCCCCCGCTCGACACCTCCCGGCTCACCACCCTCGCCATCTCCGGCCGCCGGGTCGCCCTGCGCACCGCCGGGCTGCTGCACCAGCTGGTGACCCGCGCCGGACACGACCCGGCCGGTGCGCTGCCCGAGCTGGACCGGCTCATCGACGCGTGGTGCGCCGACTACCGCGACGGCTACGGGGCGCGCTGGATCCCCGTGGCACGCCAGGCGGAGTACCAGGCCCGCGTCGTCCTCGCCGCGTTCGAACTGGCCGCCGGACGCCCGCGCCCGGAGCCCGCCCCGCCGTCCCCCTGCCCGGACGACCGCGCGGACTCCCATTCGGGTGAGCCGCCATGGAGTTCCGAGCCCGCCGTGCCGATGCACCGGGAATGACGCACACCACCCACGCGGTTCGCGGCGGCCTGCTCGCCGCACTCGCACTCCTCACCGTCGGCGCCTCGGCCCCGGCCCGGACGACCGCCGCCCAGAGCGACTGGCTCTACGTCTCCCTCACCCGAGGCGACGCCCGCTCCTTCGACACCAGCGGCGCCCTCCTCCTCTGCGACCCGCCCCACGGCCATGGCCGCGCCGCCCAAGCCTGCGTGGAACTCCGTGAGACCGGCGGAGACATCACACGCATCCCTCACAAGAACGCCGTCTGCACCCAGATCTACGCCCCCGTCCGCGCCACCGCCGTAGGCCGGTGGAACGGCCGCCCGGTCACCTTCGAACAGACATTCGCGAACGGTTGCGTGATGACGGCCCGGACAGGAGCGGTGTTCGCCTTGTCGGGCTGACGGGCACTTCTCCGTCGGGGACGCGCTCCACCTGGCCCGTTACGGCTACCCGTCGACCCGCTCAAGGAGCGCGACCGGCAGCGTCTCGAAGAGCTCCGCCACCCGTACGTCCCCCGCGAACTCCCGCTCCCCGCCGACCACATCGGCCCACCGCCCCTCCGGAAGGGCCAGCCGCGTGTCCCCCCAGCCCCCGGCCTCCGCCAGCCGCAGCGACAACCGTGTGACAGCCGTGACCACCGCACCGGACCGCACGAAGGCCACACAGTGCCCGGCCCCCGGCCCGTCCGCCGGCAGCGGCGCGTACGTCGCCGCGTCCCCGAACACCTCCGGCCGCCGTCGGCGCAGCCGCAGCGCGGCCGAGGTGAGCCGGAACTTGTCGGAAGCCCCCTCCCGAGGCGCGAAGGGCCGCCGGTTGTCCGGGTCCACCAGCGCCCGGTACTCGTCCTCCGTCCCCTGGTAGACGTCCGGCACCCCCGGCATGGTCAGCTGCACCAGGGCCGCACCGAGACCGTTCGCCCGCACATGGGGCTCCAGGGCCTCCCGCAGCGAGGCGACCCGCCCGTCCACGGCGGGCCCCCGCACGACGAAGTCCGCCACCGCACGCTCGTACGCCGGGTTCTGCTCGGTCCAGGAGGTGTGCAGCCCCGCCTCCCGCACATGCTTCAGCAGGGCCCCTTGCAACCGCTCCCCGTCCGCGGGCCCGAGCCCGAACGCCGTCTGCCAGGCCGCCCAGGCCATCTGCGGATCCGGCACACCCGTACCGTCCCGCGTCACCGCCGCCAGCACATCGGCCCACCGACCCGGGCACTCGCCGAGCACCGCGATCGCCGCCCGCACATCCGCACTGCGCTTGGTGTCGTGCGTCGACAACACGGTCCCCGTGGCCGGCCAGTCCCGCTGCACGCGCGCGCAGTAGGCGTGGAAGTCCTCCGTCGAGACAGCCGGACTCCCCGGATCGCCACCCACCTCGTTCGCGGACAGCAACGGCACATACCGATAGAACGCCGTGTCCTCCACCGACTTCGCCCGCAGCGCCGACGAGGTCTGCGCGAACCGCGCCCGGAACTCCCCATGCTCCGGCCCGTCACCCACCCGCCCCAGCACCAGATCCCGTACGGCATCCACCGACCGGGCCTCCTCGGGCACCACGAACACCGCCCGTGCCTCGGCCGCGGCCTCCTCGGTGACGACGAGGGAGGCGTCCTGGGAGGAGTACGGCCGGTACACCTCCATCCGGGCGAGCAGCTCGCACAGCGCGGTGCGCAGCGCCCACGGCGCGTGGTCGCGCAGGGCGAACTCGGGGGAGCGCTCGCACAGCCGGTGCGCCACCCGGGTGAGCCGTTCGACCTCCGTGGCCAGCTCGTGCGTGAGCACCCGGTACGCGGCCCGCCGCACGGTCGACTCCCACTCGCCGCCCCGGTCGGCCTGCGCGGCGGTGAACCGCCGGTACTGCCCCAGCAGCTCACCCGCCCCCGCCGGGTCGGTGAACAGCCCGTCGACGTGCCGCAGCGCGTCATAGCCGGTGGTCCCCGCGACCGGCCAGGCCGCGGGCAGGGTCTCCCCGTCCGCCAGGATCTTCTCGACGACGGTCCACCGCCCTCCGGTGGCCTCGTGCAGCCGCCGCAGATAGGCGTCGGGATCGGCGAGCCCATCAGGATGGTCGACCCGCAGCCCCTGAACGACGTCCTCGTCCAGCAGCTGAAGGATCTTCGCGTGGGTCGCGTCGAAGACCTCCGGCTCCTCCACCCGCACCCCGATCAGCTCCGAAATGCTGAAGAACCGCCGGTAGTTCAGCTCCGTACGGGCCAGCCGCCACCACACCGGCCGGTACCACTGCGCGTCCAGCAGTTGCGGCAACGGCAGCTTCTCGGTGCCCTCCCGCAGCGGGAACACATGGTCGTAGTAGCGCAGCTCCCGCCCGTCCACCACGAACTGCTCGATCTCCGCGCCGATCGGCCCCCCGAGCACCGGCAGCAGCACCCGCCCGTCCCGCGCCTCCCAGTCGATGTCGAACCACCGCGCGTACGCCGACTCCGGCCCGTCCCGCAACACCGCCCACAGCGCCCGGTTGTGCCGAGGCGCCATCGCCATGTGGTTCGGCACGATGTCCACGACCATCCCGAGCCCGTGCTCCCGAGCGGTCCGGGCCAGCGCCCGCAGTCCCTCCTCCCCGCCCAGCTCCTTCCGCACCCGCCCGTGATCGACCACGTCATACCCGTGCTGCGACCCCGGCACGGCCTCCAGCACGGGCGAGAGATGAAGGTGCGACACCCCGAGCGAGGCGATGTACGGCACGGCGGCCGCGGCCGCGGCGAACGGAAACGAGGGCTGAAGCTGAAGCCGATACGTGGCGGTAGGCGCGACAGAGGTCATGCAGACCTACGTACCCGCCAGACGCCACTTGGAGCGCCCTGACACGCAAGGACGCCTGCGGCTTTTGCTTTCAGGGGCGCGGGGCTGTATCGACATGCGGCTCCGCCGCGGGGGCGCGATCAGCCACGCACAACCCGCAGCCACAAAGCACAGTCACCCGTATGGCGAATCCCGCGAACTAGGTCGGCCTCCTGAAAACAGCCAGGCTCCGATCCACCAAACTCACCCGTTCCCCAGCCGCCACCTTCGGTCCATCCACAGGCACCGCGTCCTCCCGCCCCGTATCCACCACCATCTGCCACTGCGGCCCATGATTGACCGGCACTACGAACTCCAGCGGCTCCGCAGACGCGTTGACCATCAACAGGAACGAGTCATCGCTGATCCGCTCGCCGCGCGAACCCGGCTCGGAGATCGCGTTCCCGTTCAGGAACACGGTGACCGCTCCCGCCCCCGTCGAGTCCCAGTCCCGCTGCGTCATCTCCGGCCCCTCCGGCGTGAACCAGGCGATGTCCGACAGCTCGTCGTGCGTCCCCTCCACCGGCCGCCCATGGAAGAACCGCCGCCGCCGAAAGACGGGATGGTCCTTCCGCAGCCACACCATCGCGCGCGTGAACTCCAGCAGATCCCCGAAGACCTCGCCGTCGTCGTCCCCGTCCTCGCCGGAAGGCCACGGCACCCAGGACAACTCGTTGTCCTGGCAGTACGCGTTGTTGTTGCCGCCCTGCGTCCGCGCGAACTCGTCGCCATGGCTGAGCATCGGCACGCCCTGCGACAGCATCAACGTCGCGATGAAGTTCCGCATCTGCCGGACCCGCAGCCCCAGCACCTCGGGGTCGTCGGTCTCGCCCTCGGCCCCGCAGTTCCAGGACCGGTTGTGGCTCTCGCCGTCCCGGTTGTCCTCACCGTTCGCGTCGTTGCGCTTGTCGTTGTAGGAGACGAGATCCCGCATCGTGAAGCCGTCGTGGCAGGTCACGAAGTTGATGGAGGCCAGCGGGCGCCGCCCGTCGTCCTGGTAGAGGTCGGACGAGCCGGTCAGCCGGGACGCGAACTCCGCGACCGTGCGCGGCTCGCCCCGCCACAGGTCCCGCACGGTGTCCCGGTACTTGCCGTTCCACTCGGTCCACAGCGGCGGGAAGTTCCCCACCTGGTAGCCGCCCTCGCCGACGTCCCAGGGCTCGGCGATCAGCTTCACCTGGGAGACCACGGGGTCCTGCTGGACGAGGTCGAAGAACGACGACAGCCGGTCCACCTCGTGGAACTGCCGGGCCAGCGTCGCGGCGAGGTCGAAGCGGAAGCCGTCGACATGCATCTCGGTGACCCAGTAGCGCAACGAGTCCATGATCAGCTGCAGGACGTGCGGGGACCGCATGAGCAGCGAGTTGCCCGTCCCCGTCGTGTCCATGTAGTAGCGCGGGTCGTCCGTGAGCCGGTAGTACGACGGATTGTCGAGGCCCTTGAACGACAGCGTCGGACCCAGGTGGTTGCCCTCGGCCGTGTGGTTGTAGACCACGTCGAGGATGACCTCGATCCCGGCCTCGTGCAGCGCCCGGACCGCCGACTTGAACTCCAGCACCTGCTGCCCCCGGTCGCCCCAGGAGGCGTACGCGTTGTGCGGGGCGAAGAAGCCGATCGTGTTGTAGCCCCAGTAGTTGCTGAGGCCCATGTCGGCCAGCCGGTGGTCGTTCACGAACTGGTGTACGGGCATCAGCTCCAGCGCCGTGACGCCCAGCTCGGTCAGGTGGTCGATGATCGCCGGATGGGCGAGCGCCGCGTAGGTGCCGCGCAGTTCCTCGGGGAGCCCCGGGTGCCGCATGGTGAGGCCCTTGACGTGGGCCTCGTAGATCACCGTGTGGTGGTACTCCGTGCGGGGCCGCCGGTCGTCGCCCCAGTCGAAGTACGGGTTGACCACGACCGAGGTCATCATGTGCGGTGCCGAGTCGAGGTCGTTGCGCTTGTCGGGCGCCCCGAAGTGATAGCCGTACACCTCCTCGCCCCACTTGACGGAGCCGCTGATGGCACGCGCGTACGGGTCGAGGAGCAGCTTCGCGGAGTTGCAGCGCAGCCCGCGCTCCGGCGCGTACGGGCCGTGCGCACGGAAGCCGTACCGCTGCCCGGGCATCACGCCGGGCAGATACGCGTGCCGTACGAACGCGTCCGTCTCGCGCAGCTCCACCGCGGTCTCGGAGCCGTCGTCGTGCAGCAGACACAGCTCGACTCGGTGCGCGGCCTCCGAGAAGACCGCGAAGTTGGTTCCGGCGCCGTCGTACGTGGCACCGAGCGGATACGCCTGTCCAGGCCAGACCTGCATGGATACGACTCTTTCAGTTGTCGCGCGCCGCTGGGGGCGACTCCGGGTGGAGTCTCCCTCAAACTGATGGAACCACCTATGGCATATGTGCCTTCTGCCCAGTGGCCGACACTTCGTGACGGTCCGGCGGCCACTTGTGATGTCCCGGCGCGGCCGACCGCTATGAAACAGCTCACTCCCGGTGTGGTAGCAGGCCGGAACGGCCAAGTCACGTGCGGTAGTTGGGAAACGACCTGTCCATCCGGCTGTATCGCCGGGCGGTACCGGAGTACCCTTCCTTGATCGTTGAGTAGGGGTGAGCTCGGGGGAGCGGAAGGCGGTGCGTGGGTGGGCTCGGGAGGGCTGGAGCTGCCTCCTGGTGACGAGAGTCACGAGGGGAACTCCACAGATGTCCCACCCGGCGCGGTGTCCCTGGCACGGCCGATGGAGATGGGATCCATCGGCCCGGAACTGGACTGGAACGCCGACGCCTGGCTCGAAGTGCGCACGCGCGCCCAGCGGGCCGGCCGCGCCTACATCTGGCTGAACCTCGTCGAACAGCGCCTGCGGGCGGTGGTGGCCGCCGTGCTGCGGCCCATCTACGAGCCCGTCCACGGCGACGACTGGGTGGTCGCCGCCGCCGGACCCGCCGGACAGGAGTGGGTGCAGCGCGCCGTCGCGGTACGCGAGGTCAGCCGCCGCAAGGGCTATCTCCTCGACCCCGCCGACGACAACGTGCTCAGCTTCCTCACACTGCCCCAGCTGCGCGAGCTGATGGTGCAGCACTGGCCCTGCTTCGAGCCGTACGTCGACGAGCGGCGCGACGTGGAACTGGCGCTGGACGAGCTGGAGGTCACCCGGAACGTCGTCTCCCGCAACCGGGCCCTGTCCGAGGCCGTCCTGGCCCAGGCCGAGCGCGCCTCGGCGAAGCTGCTGGAGATCCTCGGCGCGGGCAGTGACGTGCCCTCCGCGCGCCGGCTGCCCATCGACGCCGTCGAGGACCTCGTCGGCGACCGGTACGCGGACGTCGTCGGCGTCCACCCCGACCGGGTGCGGCTGCTGCGGCAGTTCCCCGCCGAGGACCTCTTCGGCGGAGCCCGCCGCGTCGACGCCATCGGCATAGGCCTGAACCTCCTCGTGCAGAACTTCTCCGGGCGACGGCTGGTGCGGCTCGCCGAGTCGGGCTGCCGGGTACGGCTGCTCTTCCTGAACCCCGCGTCCAGCGCGGTGAAGCGACGTGAGCGCGAACTAGGCATAAAGCGGGGAGAGTTGAGCCGTGCCGTGGAGATGAACATCCTCCATATGCGCCGGGTCCGCTCCAAGCTGCGCGACCCCGGCGCCTTCGAGATCCAGGTCTTCGACGAGACCCCCCGCTTCACCGCCTACCTGGTGGACGGTGACGGCTCGGACGGCGTCGCGGTCATCCAGACCTATCTGCGGCGCACCCGGGGCATGGAGGCGCCGGTGCTCGTACTGCGCGGCGGCAACCGGGTCCTCAAGGCGGACGAGAACGGCGAAGCCGGGCTTTTCGATACATACCGCGAGGAGTTCGAGGTGGCCTGGGCGGACTCGCGGCCGGTGTCGTGAGTCGTTCCGAGGCGGAGAGCCGCGAGCCGGCCGGGCGGAACGCCCCCGGCCGGGGGCGTCGCACGGCCCGAGCGGGGCGTCGCGCGGGCCACAGGCGGAACGCGGTCCTCGGATTGTCAGTGGCCCATGCGATGGTGGTGGTCACTGGGGGAAAGCACCACCAAGAAGGGGGGCCAGCATGGGTTGGCACCGGCAGCTGCTGATCGGCTTCGACCTGGAGACCACCGGGACGGACCCGCGCGAGGCGCGCATCGTCACGGGCGCGGTGATCGAGGTCAGGGACGGGGAGCCGGTCGGGCACCGGGAATGGCTCGCCGATCCGGGCATGGAGATCCCGGAGGAGGCGGTGGCGGTGCACGGCATCACCAACGCCCGCGCGTCGGCCGAGGGAAGACCGGCCGACCAGGTCGCCGACGCCATCGCCGACGTCCTCGTCTCCTACTGGAAGACGGGCGTCCCGGTCGTGGCGTACAACGCGGCCTTCGACCTCACCCTGCTCTCCGCGGAGTTGCGTCGGCACGCCCTGCCGTCCCTGCGCGACCGGCTCGGGGGACTCGACCCGGCGCCGGTCATCGACCCGTACACGATCGACCGCTCGGTCGACCGTTACCGCCGCGGCAAGCGCAACCTCGAAGCGGTCTGCGCCGAGTACGGCGTCCCGCTGGACGCCGCCCACGACGCCTCCGCCGACGCCCTCGCCGCCGCCCGCCTCGCCCGCGCGATAGCCCAGCGCCACGCGAAGGTCGCCGCCCTCGGCCCGGCCGAGCTGCACCGCCGCCAGATCGACTGGTACGCCGAGTGGGCCACCGACTTCCAGGCCTTCCTCCGCCGCAAGGGCAACCCGGAAGCGGTCGTGGACGCGACGTGGCCCCTGCGCGAGTCGGCGGAGGAAACGGTATGACGACCGCCCCGATCTCCCTCCGCGAAGTGCGTGACAGTGACCTGCCGTTCTTCTGGCGGCACGTGTCCGATCCCGAGGCCCAGCAGGTCGCCGCTTTCACCGGGGAGTACCACTACGACCGGGCGCTCTTCGACAGCCACTGGGCGAAGATCCGCGCCGACCCGGACGTCCTGAACCGCACCGTACTCGCCGGTGACGAGGTGGTCGGCCATGTCGCGATGTACGGACCGCCGGACGAACGCGAGGTCACCTACTGGATCGACCGGGCGCACTGGGGCCGGGGCACCGCGACCGGGGCGCTCGGCGCACTGATAGGTCTCGTCGATACGCGGCCGCTGTACGCCTACGCGGCGGCCGACAACGCGGGCTCGATCCGCGTGCTGGAGAAGTGCGGCTTCGTCATCACCGGCCACGACAGGGGCTTCGCGCGGGCCCGCGCCGGCGAGATCGACGAAGTGCTCCTCACCCTGACCTGATCTCCCCGCTCAGAACGGATACCAGCGGACCGTCTCGTCCCCGTCACGCAGCGAGGCGACCCGGCGTTCGAACTCGGCCAGGGCCTTGGGGTTGCTCGGCGCGTGCTGGGCGACCCACGCGCAGCTCGCCGTCTCGCGGGCACCGCGCAGCACCGAGCAGCCCGTCCACTCGCGTACGTCCCAGCCGTACGTGGCCGTGAAGGTGTCGTAGTCCTCGGTCGGCAGGCCGTAGCGGTCGTGGGAGAGGGCCATGACCACGAGGTCGTGTTCGCGGAGGTCGCCGGAGAAGGTCTCCAGGTCGACGAGGACGGGGCCGTCGGGGCCGATGTGGACGTTGCGGGGGAGGGCGTCGCCGTGGATCGGGCCCGGCGGCAGGTGGGGGGTGAGGGCGGCCGCCGCTGTGGCGAAGCCGTCGCGGCGTTCGCGGAGGTAGGCCGCGTCCGCCGGGTCGATCGCGTCACCGGCCAGGCGCAGCCAGCGCTCCACGCCGCTCAGCAGTTCACGGCGGGGCAGCGCGAAAGGAGGGGTGGGGAGGGCGTGGACCAGCCGTAGCAGTTCGGCCAAATCGCGGGCGCCGGCGGGGCGTATCGGGTCGGGCAGCCGGTGCCACACGGTCACCGGGTGTCCCTCGACGAGCAGGGCCTCGGACTCGGCGGCCCGCACGGCCGGGACGCCCGCCTCGGCGAGCCAGGCCGCGACGCTCAGTTCACGGCGGGCCCGGTCGAGGAGGTCAGCGTCGCGGCCCACCTTGACGACCAGGTCACCGGCGGCGAACACCGCGTTCTCACCCAGGGCGAGCAGCCGCGCCTGTCCGGCCGCACCGGGCAGCACACCGGCCGCGACCAGTACGTCCCGCGCCCGTGCCTCGTCCATCCTTCGCCTCCGCGTCCGACCGTGTCCGTACGACCGACGCCCCCGGCGGGACGTCAGGTTCACGCCATACAGCGGCCAGTCTCGCATTCGTACAGGTCGGGCGATGTGCGCGGTGCCTTGACGACCCTTCATGCCGTCAGCACCATGACGGAGGCCGCGTGGGAGGCCGCGTGGGAGGCCACACCGTCACAAGTCGCCCGAGCGCATCGAACGCTCAGTCCGCCCAGGCACATGCGAAGGAGCCGGCTGCATGACATTGGCGACCGCGACGCCGAAGCGCCCGCGACCGGCCAAGCGGCGCACCTCGGCGGGCGACAAGGAGCGGCGCCTTCTCGACCACGGCGCCTGGTTCCTGGTGCTGCCCGCGCTGATCCCGATCCTGGTGCTGAGCGTCGGACCGTTGCTGTACGGGATCGCCCTGGCCTTCACCGACGCGCAGTCCGGCC from Streptomyces sp. DSM 40750 includes these protein-coding regions:
- a CDS encoding M14 family zinc carboxypeptidase — encoded protein: MDELSARAATLVARHPHRARLRRVGTSRADTPMWLLSVGRGSRHTLIVAGPHANEPVGGATVLRLAERALADPRLSDAADTTWNLLLSLDPDGSRRNEGWLSGPYTLGHYFRNFFRPGFLEQPEWLPDGAAGAVLPETRALLDLQDELRPFFQCSLHGVDVGGGFVELTRELPGIAQRVAHTAARLGIPRELSPYDTLYWPRLGPAVYRIPPPRRGDLAAAITEAAVESTWFHPHRYGTVTAVVEAPMWGVTAVEDASPSPDADAVLRTVSRALRRDTRLLEGILARVRPSAGAGPDAARLLAPVDDYLLVGPGLADSWDPDVHDGAARPLPPLDTSRLTTLAISGRRVALRTAGLLHQLVTRAGHDPAGALPELDRLIDAWCADYRDGYGARWIPVARQAEYQARVVLAAFELAAGRPRPEPAPPSPCPDDRADSHSGEPPWSSEPAVPMHRE
- a CDS encoding subtilase-type protease inhibitor, whose product is MTHTTHAVRGGLLAALALLTVGASAPARTTAAQSDWLYVSLTRGDARSFDTSGALLLCDPPHGHGRAAQACVELRETGGDITRIPHKNAVCTQIYAPVRATAVGRWNGRPVTFEQTFANGCVMTARTGAVFALSG
- the treY gene encoding malto-oligosyltrehalose synthase, with product MTSVAPTATYRLQLQPSFPFAAAAAAVPYIASLGVSHLHLSPVLEAVPGSQHGYDVVDHGRVRKELGGEEGLRALARTAREHGLGMVVDIVPNHMAMAPRHNRALWAVLRDGPESAYARWFDIDWEARDGRVLLPVLGGPIGAEIEQFVVDGRELRYYDHVFPLREGTEKLPLPQLLDAQWYRPVWWRLARTELNYRRFFSISELIGVRVEEPEVFDATHAKILQLLDEDVVQGLRVDHPDGLADPDAYLRRLHEATGGRWTVVEKILADGETLPAAWPVAGTTGYDALRHVDGLFTDPAGAGELLGQYRRFTAAQADRGGEWESTVRRAAYRVLTHELATEVERLTRVAHRLCERSPEFALRDHAPWALRTALCELLARMEVYRPYSSQDASLVVTEEAAAEARAVFVVPEEARSVDAVRDLVLGRVGDGPEHGEFRARFAQTSSALRAKSVEDTAFYRYVPLLSANEVGGDPGSPAVSTEDFHAYCARVQRDWPATGTVLSTHDTKRSADVRAAIAVLGECPGRWADVLAAVTRDGTGVPDPQMAWAAWQTAFGLGPADGERLQGALLKHVREAGLHTSWTEQNPAYERAVADFVVRGPAVDGRVASLREALEPHVRANGLGAALVQLTMPGVPDVYQGTEDEYRALVDPDNRRPFAPREGASDKFRLTSAALRLRRRRPEVFGDAATYAPLPADGPGAGHCVAFVRSGAVVTAVTRLSLRLAEAGGWGDTRLALPEGRWADVVGGEREFAGDVRVAELFETLPVALLERVDG
- the glgX gene encoding glycogen debranching protein GlgX, whose amino-acid sequence is MQVWPGQAYPLGATYDGAGTNFAVFSEAAHRVELCLLHDDGSETAVELRETDAFVRHAYLPGVMPGQRYGFRAHGPYAPERGLRCNSAKLLLDPYARAISGSVKWGEEVYGYHFGAPDKRNDLDSAPHMMTSVVVNPYFDWGDDRRPRTEYHHTVIYEAHVKGLTMRHPGLPEELRGTYAALAHPAIIDHLTELGVTALELMPVHQFVNDHRLADMGLSNYWGYNTIGFFAPHNAYASWGDRGQQVLEFKSAVRALHEAGIEVILDVVYNHTAEGNHLGPTLSFKGLDNPSYYRLTDDPRYYMDTTGTGNSLLMRSPHVLQLIMDSLRYWVTEMHVDGFRFDLAATLARQFHEVDRLSSFFDLVQQDPVVSQVKLIAEPWDVGEGGYQVGNFPPLWTEWNGKYRDTVRDLWRGEPRTVAEFASRLTGSSDLYQDDGRRPLASINFVTCHDGFTMRDLVSYNDKRNDANGEDNRDGESHNRSWNCGAEGETDDPEVLGLRVRQMRNFIATLMLSQGVPMLSHGDEFARTQGGNNNAYCQDNELSWVPWPSGEDGDDDGEVFGDLLEFTRAMVWLRKDHPVFRRRRFFHGRPVEGTHDELSDIAWFTPEGPEMTQRDWDSTGAGAVTVFLNGNAISEPGSRGERISDDSFLLMVNASAEPLEFVVPVNHGPQWQMVVDTGREDAVPVDGPKVAAGERVSLVDRSLAVFRRPT
- a CDS encoding SAV2148 family HEPN domain-containing protein — translated: MGSGGLELPPGDESHEGNSTDVPPGAVSLARPMEMGSIGPELDWNADAWLEVRTRAQRAGRAYIWLNLVEQRLRAVVAAVLRPIYEPVHGDDWVVAAAGPAGQEWVQRAVAVREVSRRKGYLLDPADDNVLSFLTLPQLRELMVQHWPCFEPYVDERRDVELALDELEVTRNVVSRNRALSEAVLAQAERASAKLLEILGAGSDVPSARRLPIDAVEDLVGDRYADVVGVHPDRVRLLRQFPAEDLFGGARRVDAIGIGLNLLVQNFSGRRLVRLAESGCRVRLLFLNPASSAVKRRERELGIKRGELSRAVEMNILHMRRVRSKLRDPGAFEIQVFDETPRFTAYLVDGDGSDGVAVIQTYLRRTRGMEAPVLVLRGGNRVLKADENGEAGLFDTYREEFEVAWADSRPVS
- a CDS encoding 3'-5' exonuclease, translated to MGWHRQLLIGFDLETTGTDPREARIVTGAVIEVRDGEPVGHREWLADPGMEIPEEAVAVHGITNARASAEGRPADQVADAIADVLVSYWKTGVPVVAYNAAFDLTLLSAELRRHALPSLRDRLGGLDPAPVIDPYTIDRSVDRYRRGKRNLEAVCAEYGVPLDAAHDASADALAAARLARAIAQRHAKVAALGPAELHRRQIDWYAEWATDFQAFLRRKGNPEAVVDATWPLRESAEETV
- a CDS encoding GNAT family N-acetyltransferase yields the protein MTTAPISLREVRDSDLPFFWRHVSDPEAQQVAAFTGEYHYDRALFDSHWAKIRADPDVLNRTVLAGDEVVGHVAMYGPPDEREVTYWIDRAHWGRGTATGALGALIGLVDTRPLYAYAAADNAGSIRVLEKCGFVITGHDRGFARARAGEIDEVLLTLT
- a CDS encoding phosphotransferase enzyme family protein; protein product: MDEARARDVLVAAGVLPGAAGQARLLALGENAVFAAGDLVVKVGRDADLLDRARRELSVAAWLAEAGVPAVRAAESEALLVEGHPVTVWHRLPDPIRPAGARDLAELLRLVHALPTPPFALPRRELLSGVERWLRLAGDAIDPADAAYLRERRDGFATAAAALTPHLPPGPIHGDALPRNVHIGPDGPVLVDLETFSGDLREHDLVVMALSHDRYGLPTEDYDTFTATYGWDVREWTGCSVLRGARETASCAWVAQHAPSNPKALAEFERRVASLRDGDETVRWYPF